The window TCGACCAAGCTCTGCCGGGACCATTCGCTTCCCTCGGTCATGCTGGAGCTTTCGAAGATCCGTAGAATGGAGCTGCCAGATGGCAGCTTCGTCACCAGCGAGGTGACGAAGAAACAAAGGAAGATCATCGAGGCGTTGGAGCTCGATCTTGACCGACTATGTGCCTAAAACCCGGGAAGTCAGGTTAAAAGTGATCGAACTAGTAATGACAACCTGTTTTAACGAATGCCGTTCCTTCTGGTAATGCAAAGGGTCACACCATTGGAGGAAATTATTAATATCGAAGGACTCGTTGCTATTTCAACAGTAATTGAAATAGAAATGAGGCATTAGATGAACAATCAGAAGGATGGCAAAGAACTCGAAACGGTCGTTCTGAACATCGAAGGATTGGATTGTTCCTGTGACGTCCAAATAATTGAAAAGAAATTGAGATCGTTAGCCGGTGTGGAGAACTTTGATATCGATCTGGTTTCCAAAAAAGTCCTTGCCTATTACGACCCATCGGTGGCATCCGTAAAGGATATTGTCCAGTCCATATCGGAGACGGGGATGAGCTGTTCTCAGATCAAAGACCGAAAACTCCGAAGCAGCTGGTGGAGGGACAAACAGCAACTAGCGCTTTACTGCAGCGGAATGATAACGCTGTTCACGTTCGTCCTTATGTTCTTGGGGGTCCAAGAAATCGTAACAAACGCATTTTTTGGAGTGGCGGTGCTTGTGGGTGTATACCATCCAGCCCGAAAAGCAATAATCGCTCTACTCAACCTCGTGGCTACGATTCATCTGCTAATGCTGATAGGCGCCACCGGCGCCGTCTTGCTCGGAATGTGGTATGAAGCCGCAATACTCATCTTCGTCTATTCACTCGGCGATGTGCTGGAATCCTACGCCGTGGACAAAGCGAGGGGCGCGATCAGATCACTGATAGAGCTGGTCCCGAAAAAAGCGCTGGTACGAAAGGATGGCAACGAGGTTGTAATGTCCACCGAGGATATTGTGGTCGGTGACATCGTTATCGTCAGACCGGGTGAAAGGATCCCTGTGGATGGTGTAGTTTCCAATGGTGTCTCCCATGTCGACCAGGCCGCCGTGACCGGCGAGCCAATTCCCGTGGGAAAAAAGATCGGCGACGAGGTTTTTGCTGGAACCATCAATCAAAATGGATCATTAGAGGTCAATGTGAATAAGCTGGCATCCGAGACCATGCTTTCCAAGATAATCTGTTCTGTCGAGGAGGCGCAGGCCAATAGGACATCGTACCAGAGGTTCTCCGACAGCTTCGCCCAGTACTATACCCCCGCAATGTTCGTGCTGGGTATACTCGTAGCCATCGTGCCACCCCTATTCATTGGTTCTGACTGGCATACATTTATCCTCCGAGGATTGGTCGTGTTCGTTGTATCATGCTCTTGCGGCCTTGCTCTTTCCGTCCCGGTTGCGGTCGTAGGGGCAATGGCGAATGCGGCCCGCAATGGTACGGTCTACAAGGGTGGGGCGTATCTTGAGGCCGTCGACAAATTAAAGGTCATTGCGTTTGACAAGACTGGCACCCTTACTATAGGCAGACCGGAAGTAACAGATATCATAGTCTACAACGGGCTTTCAGAAAATGACCTTCTTGACCTAGCAGGAAGCATCGAATCGAGGTCTGGACATCCGCTCGCAGCCGCTATAGTCAGAAAGGCGAAGGAAAACAATGCCTACTCCAATATTCCCCCAGGTGACTTCCAAGAGATCGCGGGGCTTGGGATTTCTGCAATTGTAAACGGTAAGAGGTTCCTCATCGGAAACCAAAGACTGCAGAACAGTAACGGCGTCTCAATGGAACAGTCCCATAAGACCCTGGAGGAGTTAGAGAGCTCGGGGAAGACGGTCGTATCAATCAGCTCGGAAGGAAACCTGTTGGGTCTGATTGCTATCGCTGATAACGTCAGGCCTGGAGCGAAAGAGACGCTTCAGAGAATTAAGCAGTCCGGCATCAGGACGGTCATGCTAACCGGTGATAACGAACGCAGCGCAAAATCCATCGCCCTCCAGGTTGGGGTCGACGAATACTAT of the Methanomassiliicoccales archaeon genome contains:
- a CDS encoding cation-translocating P-type ATPase, yielding MNNQKDGKELETVVLNIEGLDCSCDVQIIEKKLRSLAGVENFDIDLVSKKVLAYYDPSVASVKDIVQSISETGMSCSQIKDRKLRSSWWRDKQQLALYCSGMITLFTFVLMFLGVQEIVTNAFFGVAVLVGVYHPARKAIIALLNLVATIHLLMLIGATGAVLLGMWYEAAILIFVYSLGDVLESYAVDKARGAIRSLIELVPKKALVRKDGNEVVMSTEDIVVGDIVIVRPGERIPVDGVVSNGVSHVDQAAVTGEPIPVGKKIGDEVFAGTINQNGSLEVNVNKLASETMLSKIICSVEEAQANRTSYQRFSDSFAQYYTPAMFVLGILVAIVPPLFIGSDWHTFILRGLVVFVVSCSCGLALSVPVAVVGAMANAARNGTVYKGGAYLEAVDKLKVIAFDKTGTLTIGRPEVTDIIVYNGLSENDLLDLAGSIESRSGHPLAAAIVRKAKENNAYSNIPPGDFQEIAGLGISAIVNGKRFLIGNQRLQNSNGVSMEQSHKTLEELESSGKTVVSISSEGNLLGLIAIADNVRPGAKETLQRIKQSGIRTVMLTGDNERSAKSIALQVGVDEYYCQLLPVDKVEVIKKLKERYGTVAMVGDGINDAPAMAASDVGIAMGAAGTDIAIEAGDVVLMSDDLSKLVYLRELSSRSVTTIKQNIWFSLINIGFMIGAALIGWLGLVSGLLLNEASAVLVILNALRLLKWKSKTESRAVINDEPPALTISGIEGISVKGRN